The stretch of DNA CTACCCGCTACAATTGGAGAAATTGGAATTTGCTTTTGGCTTTTAATAATAGGAATAAAGCATAAAAAAGAGCCTCAAGTATCAGTTAATAGTCTACCTACACTTTAAATGTCCATGAAAAACCCTACGATCTTAGAAGATTTCAAAATTAATGTAAAGTTTAAACTATCAGCATTATGGGTTTCTGTAATGTTTTGCTATATATATGGTGATTTCTTTTCCTTATTTGTTCCGGGGCGTATCGAAAATTTAATGAATGGTAATTCGGGAGCGGGCTCAACTACTCCGATAAAGATACTGATGTTTGCCATTCTAATGACACTACCTTCTCTTATGGTATTCCTTTCCCTGGCATTAAGACCTAAAATAAACCGATGGATCATCATCATAATGGGTTTATTTTATACGATTGTTATGATTTTGGTAGGATGATGTTTCTGTTGAACAATTTGAAGTGATCGCAGGTGCAATCACTTCAAATTTATACTAAACCTATTTAAATTATTAACTATTGGATACACATTTAAAAGCCGCCGTAAATGGTTCCGGTTCGTATTCCAATGTTCCAGGTATCAGAAAATAAGCTGTACCGCTAATCGTACCTTCTATTATTGCAAATCCTTCATTGGTTTCGGACTTCTTAAATGAACTGATTTTGACCTCACCATTACTAAAGTGCTTGTTGCCTTCCTCATCAAACCAGTATGTTCTACCAAGAGTTTTTCTGTTAAGGTTGTCAAAAAAGGCTCCTTCAACATCTTCATTAAAACTGAAATTATAAGAACCTTCTGCTCCGGTAAAACCCCTATTAACATTTACAATTAATCCTTGAGCATAATTTGAAGGATCATTTTCATCCAAAAAGTCAATCATAGAAATATGGAGCGAATTTGGAGATGTATTCGCAGTAGCTTGTGCAGAGTTTGCTCCTAATGCCGATTTTATATAATTATCCTGAATTATCTTAACCGATTCACTTAAGCGGACTGTTTTTGTTCCAAGCTTAACGTTTACAGCTAATGACACAGGATTTTCTGAAGGTAGGTAGAGTGGGGCCTGATACATTCCGGAATAAGCAGGATCAGAATGGGCAGCGTCAGAAATGTTGCCAACCTCCTCATCTCCTCCTTCTATGTCGTTTGCAAACCAGGCAATAATACCACCTTCTTCAAGTTTTAATGGTCTTAAGCCTCCGACTGCCAGCCAGGTATCTTCCGGATAATTGTTTTTCATTAATGTTTCTACTCCCCAAACCTGGATCTTTATGGGCTGTAATGGCACAATATGGTTGTCGGTTGGAGAAATTACCAGATTCATTTCTACCGAAGCAATAACGGAAAAGTCTCTTTTTACGTTAAACTTGCCCATTGTTATAGAAACAGTCCGGTTAGTTTCGTCGATCTGAGCACCTGATTTTGCAATCCAGATTCTATTACTCAGATCCTGGTAGGCAAGTTTCGGGCCTGCCATTGTAGCAAATTCTTTTTCGCCGAGTTTTAGCTTAATGGTGGAATTGCCTATTTCCTTTCCGGTAACAACACGATAGGCTTTTGCGACACCATTAGGAGATTTATTAGTTATAGGCTGAATGGTTATTTCAGTTGATTCTGAAAGTGCACCAGCAGGTATGACCAAAGAAAAAGCCTTGTCCTCTGATTGTATCGTCCCACCGTCTTTTCCAATTGTTGCTGTAACCCCAGCTCCATTGGGTGCGCCAATTTCTGTGGGATCACCTGTACCTACAGGTTCCTCAACTTCGGGTTCTTTATCAATAATTTTGTCATCGTCTTTTTTGCAAGCATTAAATAAGAGCGAGCATAAGACAAGTAGCCCAAACAGGAGGGTCTTGTTAAGTTTGTTGTTCATGGTGTTTAGTTATTTAGATATTAATCAGGTAGTTAACGTTGTTTATACGTCAGGTTTCTGTTAAAAATCAATAACGTAGCTCCAAGCATAAAAAGTATGGACTCTATTATAATCCATTGACTCCCAAACCCTCCAAGTGGACCGTTAACAAGAATGGTAATTAGTCTCGACAGTGCGTATGAAAACCAAAACAGGGTCAGAAATTGCACCGCAACTATCGCTCTATGAATTAAAAGATAACCTAAACTAATTACGATTGTTAAACCAACACCACCATAAATACCTCTTATAGAGCTTATTGCATCATTGTTTGTTAAACTTACACGCACAAGATCCATAGTAGCCTGCGGGTTAAAAAGTGACAAAAGGCTTACAGAGGTTAAGCCCAGAATTGAAATACCAACAAAGAGATTGTTGCCGATTTTAATTGCTTTTTGTGTTGTCATTGTCTTAAAATTTTTACTTAAGACAAAGCTAGGTCGGATGTAAAAGATAAAACTTGGTAATTACCAAGATTAAATTTTAACTGTGTTCATGAGTTTGCTGAAGTTAGTAGGATCGATACCCAGGTAGTTGGCTAAATATTTCTGCGGAACATATTGCAGGATGTGAGGACTACGTTTTAACAGTTTCCTGAATTTGTCTTCCGACGAAAAACATTGAAGCTCAACAAGTCTTTCTAAAAGTCCACTTATTACATAATTTGTGGCTCTTCTTGTGAACTCTTCAAATTCCGGAAATTGTTTTACCATTGCATTATACTGGTTGTAAGTTGTTTTTAAGAGTACTGAATTAGTCAGTGTTTCAAAATAGTACTTTGAGGGCGATTGAAGTAAAAAAGAATCCAACACACCGGAAAAAGAATAAGGGTAGGAAAATATAAGGGTGGCTTCTCTGTTATGTTCATCAAAGTAATATACCCGTTGAACCCCATCAACAACAAAATAGAGATGTTTCTCAACCTGTTCTGGTTCAGAAATAATCGTTTTCCGTTTAATATCTACCACTTCCCAAATACCTGCAATAGCATTCCAGGTTTCATCTGGTAAGGTAATATTTTGACTAAGTATAATCTTCTTTATATGTTGTGTAAACGCTGAGGCTCCCATCTTTCTTAGGTAAAGGTTTTTATCTATGTTATTTCAATTTAGTGCTGCTAATTTCTTCTTTGCTAACTTTTGCTTCCAACTCGTTAGTATCAATTTCTTTATAAGCATCATCCATATCTTTAAATGCCCATGAGGCCATCGCTTCTATTACCGGAAGCAAACCTTTTCCGGCTTTGCTAAGTTTATAGGTAACAAAGGGAGGTACAACAGGTTTAGCTTCTCTGATGATTAACCTGTCTGCTTCTAATTGCTTTAAGTGTTGTATAAGTACTTTTTCAGTAATTGCAGGAATGGCTCTTTTCAATTCACCATAGCGCTTATCGCCAGTTGATAAATGATAAATAATGATTGGTTTCCAATAACCACCAATCTTTTCCATAACATAGGTAACCGGGCAATTGGCTAAAGCATATTGCTTATTTTCCTGTATGGTCGAAGATTCTTTAATTGCTGTCATTGTACATACTTCAGGGTAAGTACTTGTTAAAAAGTAAGTACAAATATACTTTTGTTTTCATCAACAAAACAAAAATAAAATGAAATTTACTATAACAGGCTCTTTAGGAAACATTGGGAATCCGTTGACCCAATTATTAGTAGCTGCAGGACATAAAGTTATTGTAGTTAGCAGTTCGGCGGATAGAACAGCTGCCATAGAAGCGTTAGGTGCACAGGCAGCTATCGGCTCTGTTAGCGATGCGCTGTTTTTAAAGGATGCATTCAATAGGGCTGACGCAGTTTTTGCGATGACTCCTCCAAATATGGGCGGTCAGGATGTAATTGCCAACACAATACAAGCTGGAAAAGCGCTTGCCTCAGCTATCCGAGAAGCTGGTGTAAAACGGGTAGTGATGTTGAGCAGTGTTGGCGCCGACCTGCCTGGCGGTAACGGCCCTATCGCAAGCTTGCACAACATCGAAAAGCTTTACAACGAACTACCCAATGTGAGTATTACCTTTTTGCGTGCGGGTTACTTTTATACTAATTTTTACAATGATATACCATTGATTAAAGGAATGGGCATTATAGGTTCCAACTTTCCGGCAACTACGCGTATCCCTCTCGTACATCCCAATGATATTGCTGCTGCCGTGGCAGAAGAATTGCAAAAAACGACCACAGGCAAAAATGTTCGCTATATAGTAAGTGATGTTCGTACACCTGCGGACCTTGCAAAGGTTTTGGGTACTGCTATTGGCAAATCTGAATTGCCGTGGGTGGAGTTTACTGACGAGCAGTCGTTACAAGGTTTGATGCAAGCTGGATTGCCTGAAGAAATCGCCAAACTATACACCGAAATGGGTACAGGATTCAGAAGCGGAAAAATTCAGGCCGATTTTGAGCTTAATGATTCACCCGTAACGGGAGCAACCAAACTGGAGGAGTTTGCTCAACAATTTGCCTCAAAATTTTAAGACAAAATCAAAGGTTATTTAACTGAGCTTAAGATTTTTCGCAACAAAAAGCCTCATTCTACATGAATGGGGCTTTGGAATGTCCATATTCAAGTCCTCTCAAAAACAATTACAAGAGAATACTCCAAATCATGAGGAGATTTTAATATAACTCGCGGATGTATTTATAAGGATAGTCGGGATCTACATAATTTCCAGGCTCCTGTCTTTTAGGCAATTTTACCTTTGCATGGTGGATACTTTTATAGGGCACCATACTTAACAGGTGGGTAATAATATTCAGCCTTACTTTCTTTTTATCATCCGAATGCGCTACAAACCAGGGTGCGTGATTGGTATCGGTCGCCAAAAACATTTCATCCCTGGCACGGGAATAATCATACCAACGACTGTATGATTTTAGATCCATTGGTGAAAGCTTCCAGGTTTTTCTTCCATCTCCGATACGTGATTTGAGCCTGATCGTTTGTTCTTTCTGGCTAACCTCCATCCAGTATTTTATAAGAATAATACCTGAATCAACAATGGCCTTTTCTACCAGAGGAACCACTTTTAAGAATTTTTTTGAGGCTTCTTCCGTACAAAAACCCATCACACGCTCAACTCCTGCACGATTATACCAGCTGCGATCGAATATCACAATCTCCCCTGCTGCCGGCAAATAGGGAAGATAACGTTGAATATACATCTGGCTTTTTTCCCGCTCTGTGGGAGCTGTTAATGCAACTATCCGGAAAACGCGCGGACTTACCCGTTCAGTGATGGCTTTTATCGTGCCTCCTTTACCGGCTCCGTCACGACCTTCGAAGATAATGCATATTTTAAGCCCTTTGTCTTTAACCCAGTCTTGCAGTTTAACAAGTTCAACATGTAGTCTGGAGAGCTCCTTCTCATATTCCTTAGCCTTCATCTTTTCCGTTTCCGGTACACTTTTCCCTTTTTTTTCGTCTTCCTCGTTTTTCGATTTCTTTGTCTTAGTTTTCATAAGTTCATCTATTAAAATGTCTTGAAAATTTAATATCTGTATTCAGAATTTAACCATTGGTGATTTCCTGGTATTTCTTTACAGCGAGCTCAACATTAAAGTACATTCGTTCCCTTCCCAACTTCTTTCCCAACTCCGAACGATTGATAACATTTAACACTTCCGTATTAAGCCCAGCCAACCAAACTGATGTTCCTTCACTGCTAAGCCTCTTCTCTGCTTCAATCAACATTTTTAATGCCGTATACTCCAGGTCTGGTACACCACTGAAATCGAGAATTAGCACACGAGGACTAATATTTGCAAGAAATGGCCGGATTTTTTCTCCAAACTGAGCGGCATTTAAAAAGAACACACGCCCTTCAGGCCGCAGAATCAACAATCCCGGAAAAGTTTCATCTTCCGGATGCTCCTTTGATTGCGGACGAAAAACATTGGTACCCGGTTTTCGTCCAAGTACGTGAAGTGCAGGATCAACAATTTGTTGAGCCAAAGCAATAAGGGAAACAATAATGGCCACAATAATGCCTTTAAGTGTACCTAACAGCACAACTGCTACCAGTGCCGACACAGCCCAAATGAACTCAGTCCGTCTTACATTAAGAATTACTCGAAAATCTTTAGGTTGTATCAGTCCGATTGAATACACAATAACAACAGCAGCGAGTGTTGCTTGCGGCATCAAGCCCAGAAGGGGTGCAAGTAGAATCATTGTTAATAATGTTATGCCAGCTGTTACCAGGGAAGCCATTGGAGAGCGAGCGCCAGCAATACGGTTTACTGCTGTTTGCGATGTTCCTCCACCCGAAGGCATTGCACCAAAAAAGGAACTACCTACATTTGCCAAACCCGTAGCTAATAGCTCTTTGTTTGTATAAATAATTGGCTCCTCCCCTTTAGCAAAAGCCCTTCCTGCCGCAATTGTTTCAGTGAAACTCATCAAGGCAATACCTAAAGCTCCAGGCCATAATTGTTGAGCAAGTGCAAAATTGGGCAACTCAATATCTGGCAGTCCACGAGGAATAAAACCCACTTGTTCAATACCATAATTATACAAATGAAAGATACCCATTCCGGCAATACCTGCCGCCACTACAATAAGGGGTGCCGGGGCCTTTGGAAGATAATGTTCTAAACCGATTAGTAAAAAAATCATAACTACCCCTATTATAATGGTAGCTAATGAACTGTGCGGTATGAACTCAACAATGGAGACTAAATTATGTATGAATGTACCTTTAATGAAGTGAATGCCTAGTAATTTCGGGATCTGATCGAGTATAATAACAAGTCCTATTCCTGCTTTAAATCCAATTAATACAGGCTCTGAAATAAAATTAGCAATAAAGCCCAGGCGTAGCAGTGAGGCCAGTAAAAGGATGAAACCGACCAATAATGTTAACGTAACTAACACTGTCATTACTGATAGATTTGCAGCATTTATATTCGAAAGTTCCGCACCGGTAAGAATAGCCAATGTTGTTGTTGTACTTACGCTCAATACACGTGAACAGCCGAATAATGCATAGATTATCATCGGAAACAATACTGTATACAAACCAATCTGAACAGGTAAACCGGCAACGGTAGCATAAGCCATAGCCTTGGGTATTACCACCGCAGCAGTAATTGATCCGGCTGTGAGATCATATTTGAGGTACGCTTTACTATAGGATGAAATCCATTCGGGTACCATATTTACTTTTTGAGCATTACCGTTAATTGCGGACTCTTTCCTTGTGTTCATACTTTTATAAACGCATACTAGTAAAGGGAAGAATTATCTTTTTGTAGGACGGATAGTCCTTATAATTTAACGAAAAAAGGAATAATTAGCAAGAGTGGTATTCTTGTCTCAAAAAGGCAGATAAGGAAGTTGAACAACTAAATTTTCAACGTCATAGAAATTATCACGCTGAAGGAGTAAAATGTATTATCAAATAAACCAGAAGTGCGTTTGACCTCAATTAATTCTTGTCCATATTTCTGTTCTTCCAAGCCAGCTAAATCCAATATATCCTCTCAATTTTAGAGTTTTCTTGTCTGTAAGCGAAAGAATACAATTGTATGTTTTCCCATTGTTGGGGTCATACACCATGCCCCCTTTCCATTGATTCTCACCATCAAATTTGAATTCTTTGAGGATAATTAATCCGATTAATGAGTTTTTCCTTCTAATGGGTTCCGGATTATTAATATCATACTGTTCTTTGCCAGTTCCTCCTTTAATACTTCCATAATATTTATTGCCTCTTCTATAAATAACTATTTGACCTGATTGGTCAGCTGTTAGCCAGGTACCCGTGATAGTGTCATCAATAAGTGATTGCGCATTTATGTCTATGGTCAGACATACCAATATTAAGAGCAGAATCTTTTTCATATTTTTTAAATATTAAATTATCCCAATCTACTGATGGAGAATCAGGTATCTACTGCCTGTAACAGCAACATGTAATACCCTGCACTCTGCCTATTAGGAGTGGGTAATAAACTTAAAATCGCATTTACTACAGCCCGTGACTAAGGTGTTTTCTCTTTTAAATACTGTACTCCATTGGGCTGCCAGTTTATAATCGGCATTGCAAAAGGCTACTGTGCATAATTGAGCGGCGTTGTTTCTTTTAAGGTAGTCACTTACCGGACATTGAATTACATCAAATGAGTACACACCACCCTTTGATTTTATATTTTCCCGTTTGAAGGGTGCTGTCCACAAAAGATTCCAAAGAATTTGATTGATGTAAGCAATTCTTTTTGCCGGTGTAGAACGGACAAAATACGTCAGCTGATTGAGTGCAATTCCCAGAGGTTGAGCTATTTTCCATACCACGTTTTCAGTGAGCTGATAGGCTTCATCTTTTGTGAGTCCAGCTTTTTGAGCCGCCATGAAAAGTAGAAGGCTTTTTTTCGTCAATCTCATCATAAACCAATGCCCAAATGATTGTATCCGTTGACTGCCTTTAATTTTTTTCATCAATTGGTATTCTTTTATCAAACGATTCCCGTTTGCATCCGGAAGATTTCTTGCAGCTATCAGAATCGCTTTTTTAAACGAGTAATTGAAGAAGAAAATAGATTGAATTAACTTAAGTGAAATCATAGCAGGATACTCCTTATTGTGCGATTTAATATTCGAATCAGCATGCTGAGCGGAGTCGAGGTGTTTAGCACTTGCTCGACTTCGCCCATTACTGTTATTGATAATCCGCAGATTTGTTTCTTATCAATTTCTAAATAGTTCTTAATCCGTTACCCGAAGCGAAATGAACTCAGTATGAATATTAACAGGAAGAAAAACAATTGCAGCCCGTTAAAAGACAGTAATCGCTTCTTAACCTTCATTATTGTTGATTGATCAACCTGTTGCAGCGAAAGTATTTTTCGAAAATTAATCATTGCGGGTCTGCCGATGAGCAGTTGGTTTAAAATAATAAGCGCAATCAGTATGAGCTTCAGCGTAAACCAAGGCAGGTGCATCACTGTGCCGTGATAGCCAATCATCATGACAACACCTCCTATGATGACTACTATTGCTCCTATGATTGCAACATAGGATACCTCGCAGTAGCTTCTAAGATCATCTTTGCTTGATCTTTTTTACAGGACAATAATTCAAAAGAATGCAGGTAAACAACAAGACTTGCTATTGTAATACCTATCATCAGGGTAATACCTGCCAGATGCAGGACAAGCCCGCTTTTTATCATTATATAAGGTTCCATTATTGACAGTTTTAATAGTGAATGTGAAAATTTATTAAAAGCAGTTTAGCACAGGTTATACTGTAGCCTTTGCAGGCATTTTATACACTCTAATCAAGTAGTAAATTAGGGCAGCAGCTACAAAAAATTGAAGGACGCCTGTACTTTCAAATATGAAATCATTAGGGGTTTCATAAGTAGGAGCAGGAAAAAAGTGCCTCCATGTATCGAATGGCATTCCTGAAAAGTACAAAATGTCTTTTAGTACATGATTGTATAAGCCCTCAAATATTCCTATGACTAATCCAAAAAAGATGAAGTCGATTAAGGTGTAAAGAATAAGAAAAATCCGTTTCTTATACCGGTTATACAAATACAAGAAAATCAGACAGATCAAGAGAGTAATACCTCCATTTACACCAACATCCTTTCTCCATGGGGTATTATAAACTTCAGCCCCGTAGAAATGATGAAAGGCAGTAACAATAAAGACTGCTGATGTAGCAAAGAAAGAAGTTCGTATAAGACTGCTTTGAGAGTTTGCGGTTGCTAATTGATAGTCCATAACTAAATTTGTTTTATTGAACAATTGTTCGTTAATGAATAAATGTTTACTTTGGCAAATATAACGATGATCTATTGGTACAGACAAGACACAAAAACGATGATCTGTCTGAAATTGTACAAAACCTATTAAAGAGTTCAGAAAATGAAAAGCTATAGCAATGTGCCCTCGAGAGAAGATCGGCGTACACAGAAAACAAAAAAGTCGTTAGCAGATGCGATAAAAGAATTGATACTGGAAAAAGAATATGATGAAATCACGATCCAGGAAATTATTGACCGGGCAAATGTGGGCCGCAGCACATTCTATACGCATTACGAAAGTAAAGAGCAACTTTTAGTAGGAAACATTAATTTTCAGGAGACACTTAATAACACACCGGATGATGATGAGAACTACCCCTTGGGAATTAATATTTCGTATTTATTTAACCATACCAAGGAGCATATACTTCTTTATAAAGCAATGTCAGGCAACAGGAGCATTGATATTCTGGGCAATTATTTTATGGAACTCTGCTCTACTAAGATCATTGACCATTTGAATCGACAACCTTCTTTTAAGGAAAAAAATCAACAAATGCTTCATTATAAAGCAGAAGCTGCTGCTGGTGGTATTATACGCATGATGTTTAAATGGCTGTCGGATGGAGCAACTATACCTTCCGAGGAAATGATTACTTATTCGAAAAAAATTCTGAGTGATTTTTTTGCAGAGGAATAATAAAAATAATTATCTGAAAGATGGTCCGTAAAACAAAACACCCTTGTAAATAACTGATTTACAAGGGTGTTTTTTGTTTTATTGTGGAGCTGGAGGGTATGAGGTCGAACTTTTATTGAGTATTGAAGTTAATAAAGACAATTCACGATCCTCAACTATTAATTTATAAGCATTCCATTGGCTATTTGAGATAACGCTGAGAAATCATTTCAATCATAATAGTAAATAAATTGGAGTAAAAGTATTGCTATCTTCGCCTGAAGAAAAGCCAACTAATTGCACAAATCCAACCCCAAAAAGTTGTATTGAAGCAATTTTATGTCTGACGTAAAGGAGCTTCAATAATTATAAACCTTACTAATTACCAAAAGAATTAGAATGAATGGATAAGATTAATTTATTAATTATTGTGACTGTGATCTCCTTGTTCATTTCATTATTTCTTGCATTTTTTCTGCTTACAGTTAAAACAAAACACAAGATAAGTAATTCTCTTTTTGCTATTTTTCTAATAATAACTGCTATAGATGTTAGCGGAACTTTATTCAACTTAATAGCTGATAGTCCTTCAAATCTGGGAATGCTAAGAAATTCATTTGCTTTCTTACAACTTCCTGTTTTTTATCTATATATATTATCTGTTTGTTATTCCGATTTTAAGTTTAAATCCCAATATTTAATACATCTGCTTCCATTTTTAATTGCGAATGTAATTTTATTACCTCGTTTTTATACTGTAGATGTCGCTTCTAAAATTAAATTTCTTAAAAATTATCAAAGTATGATAGAACTGCAGTTCAATCATATTCTTTTTCATATTCAGGTAGTTGTATATATTATTGCTGTCTTTATGTTATTAAGGAAAGCAAAAAAACTATATCTTGAAAATTATGCAGGCGCGTGTGTTAATTCCTATAATTGGTTGTTTCAATTTACGGTTGTACTCACTATTTTATTTTTAGTCGCCTTTTTAAAAAACATCTTTAAATTTTCTGATTACCCATACATCTCTGAATGGATAAAAATTGGACTTTTGGTATTTCAGCTCCTTATTTTTTGTTGGTATTTATTTAAAGCATTAAACAATCCCGGTTTATTTAGGAATATCGATTCAAAACTAAAACTTGTAAAGGATATAATTTCTGAAGAAAAAAAGAGTGAACAATTAGCAGTAAATGATGAAGAATTGTTGAAATTAAAGAAGTATATGGTAGAAGAAAAGCCATTTCTTAATCCTTCTGTAACAATTCAAGATATTTCGAATGACCTTGAAATTCCTGTTCGAGAATTATCTCTTTTAATTAATCATAAATTAGGGCAGCATTTTTACGATTTTATTAATGCCTATCGAATAGAGAGTGCTATGGATATTTTAAAAGATGTTACAAAAAGTAAGTTAACTGTTTTAGAAATTCTATATCACATAGGTTTTAATTCAAAATCTTCTTTCAATACGGCTTTTAAAAAACATACGGGTAATACACCAACTGCTTACCGTAAAAGTTTGTAAAACAATAGTTTGTAATTATTCGTACTTCTTCTTTAAATTACTCGTACTCATTTTTTGAAACAAATGCGTTCGACTATTTTTATTCGGTCGCATAGCATTTATACCCTCCACATATTTGTATCGAAATAAAAAACACGATACAATGAAAACTTCATTAAACTTTTTAGCAGTGCTTTTATTAATAAGCACCTTTTCTTTTGGACAAGACATCACCAAAAAGATTGATTCAATAATAAAGGATAGTTATCAGAAAAATCCTGATATAGGTATTAGCGTCGGGTTTATTAAAAATAGTGAAGAATACTATACAGCATACGGTAAGTTGAATGCAGAAAGTCAAATGGAAATTAATAGAAATTCCCTATTCGAAATTGCCTCTATCACTAAAATTTTAACCTCAAATTTAATTGCACAAGCGGTTATTGATCATAAAATAAAAACAGATGATTATATAGACGACTTTCTTCCCAAAGCGTATGTATTACATGCAAATCTTAAAAACAAAATAAAAATTTCGGACCTGGCGTCTCATCAATCAGGTTTACCTGATATAGATTTTGGAAAGTTAATAGAATTAGATCCGCAACAGCCAGTAAATAGCGTAACTG from Solitalea canadensis DSM 3403 encodes:
- a CDS encoding DUF6326 family protein; its protein translation is MKNPTILEDFKINVKFKLSALWVSVMFCYIYGDFFSLFVPGRIENLMNGNSGAGSTTPIKILMFAILMTLPSLMVFLSLALRPKINRWIIIIMGLFYTIVMILVG
- a CDS encoding DUF4345 domain-containing protein; this encodes MTTQKAIKIGNNLFVGISILGLTSVSLLSLFNPQATMDLVRVSLTNNDAISSIRGIYGGVGLTIVISLGYLLIHRAIVAVQFLTLFWFSYALSRLITILVNGPLGGFGSQWIIIESILFMLGATLLIFNRNLTYKQR
- a CDS encoding Crp/Fnr family transcriptional regulator, giving the protein MGASAFTQHIKKIILSQNITLPDETWNAIAGIWEVVDIKRKTIISEPEQVEKHLYFVVDGVQRVYYFDEHNREATLIFSYPYSFSGVLDSFLLQSPSKYYFETLTNSVLLKTTYNQYNAMVKQFPEFEEFTRRATNYVISGLLERLVELQCFSSEDKFRKLLKRSPHILQYVPQKYLANYLGIDPTNFSKLMNTVKI
- a CDS encoding winged helix-turn-helix transcriptional regulator, which produces MTAIKESSTIQENKQYALANCPVTYVMEKIGGYWKPIIIYHLSTGDKRYGELKRAIPAITEKVLIQHLKQLEADRLIIREAKPVVPPFVTYKLSKAGKGLLPVIEAMASWAFKDMDDAYKEIDTNELEAKVSKEEISSTKLK
- a CDS encoding NmrA family NAD(P)-binding protein, encoding MKFTITGSLGNIGNPLTQLLVAAGHKVIVVSSSADRTAAIEALGAQAAIGSVSDALFLKDAFNRADAVFAMTPPNMGGQDVIANTIQAGKALASAIREAGVKRVVMLSSVGADLPGGNGPIASLHNIEKLYNELPNVSITFLRAGYFYTNFYNDIPLIKGMGIIGSNFPATTRIPLVHPNDIAAAVAEELQKTTTGKNVRYIVSDVRTPADLAKVLGTAIGKSELPWVEFTDEQSLQGLMQAGLPEEIAKLYTEMGTGFRSGKIQADFELNDSPVTGATKLEEFAQQFASKF
- the ppk2 gene encoding polyphosphate kinase 2, producing MKTKTKKSKNEEDEKKGKSVPETEKMKAKEYEKELSRLHVELVKLQDWVKDKGLKICIIFEGRDGAGKGGTIKAITERVSPRVFRIVALTAPTEREKSQMYIQRYLPYLPAAGEIVIFDRSWYNRAGVERVMGFCTEEASKKFLKVVPLVEKAIVDSGIILIKYWMEVSQKEQTIRLKSRIGDGRKTWKLSPMDLKSYSRWYDYSRARDEMFLATDTNHAPWFVAHSDDKKKVRLNIITHLLSMVPYKSIHHAKVKLPKRQEPGNYVDPDYPYKYIRELY
- a CDS encoding SulP family inorganic anion transporter, with amino-acid sequence MNTRKESAINGNAQKVNMVPEWISSYSKAYLKYDLTAGSITAAVVIPKAMAYATVAGLPVQIGLYTVLFPMIIYALFGCSRVLSVSTTTTLAILTGAELSNINAANLSVMTVLVTLTLLVGFILLLASLLRLGFIANFISEPVLIGFKAGIGLVIILDQIPKLLGIHFIKGTFIHNLVSIVEFIPHSSLATIIIGVVMIFLLIGLEHYLPKAPAPLIVVAAGIAGMGIFHLYNYGIEQVGFIPRGLPDIELPNFALAQQLWPGALGIALMSFTETIAAGRAFAKGEEPIIYTNKELLATGLANVGSSFFGAMPSGGGTSQTAVNRIAGARSPMASLVTAGITLLTMILLAPLLGLMPQATLAAVVIVYSIGLIQPKDFRVILNVRRTEFIWAVSALVAVVLLGTLKGIIVAIIVSLIALAQQIVDPALHVLGRKPGTNVFRPQSKEHPEDETFPGLLILRPEGRVFFLNAAQFGEKIRPFLANISPRVLILDFSGVPDLEYTALKMLIEAEKRLSSEGTSVWLAGLNTEVLNVINRSELGKKLGRERMYFNVELAVKKYQEITNG
- a CDS encoding DUF2147 domain-containing protein; this encodes MKKILLLILVCLTIDINAQSLIDDTITGTWLTADQSGQIVIYRRGNKYYGSIKGGTGKEQYDINNPEPIRRKNSLIGLIILKEFKFDGENQWKGGMVYDPNNGKTYNCILSLTDKKTLKLRGYIGFSWLGRTEIWTRIN
- a CDS encoding L-2-amino-thiazoline-4-carboxylic acid hydrolase, coding for MISLKLIQSIFFFNYSFKKAILIAARNLPDANGNRLIKEYQLMKKIKGSQRIQSFGHWFMMRLTKKSLLLFMAAQKAGLTKDEAYQLTENVVWKIAQPLGIALNQLTYFVRSTPAKRIAYINQILWNLLWTAPFKRENIKSKGGVYSFDVIQCPVSDYLKRNNAAQLCTVAFCNADYKLAAQWSTVFKRENTLVTGCSKCDFKFITHS
- a CDS encoding TetR/AcrR family transcriptional regulator, with protein sequence MKSYSNVPSREDRRTQKTKKSLADAIKELILEKEYDEITIQEIIDRANVGRSTFYTHYESKEQLLVGNINFQETLNNTPDDDENYPLGINISYLFNHTKEHILLYKAMSGNRSIDILGNYFMELCSTKIIDHLNRQPSFKEKNQQMLHYKAEAAAGGIIRMMFKWLSDGATIPSEEMITYSKKILSDFFAEE
- a CDS encoding helix-turn-helix domain-containing protein; the encoded protein is MDKINLLIIVTVISLFISLFLAFFLLTVKTKHKISNSLFAIFLIITAIDVSGTLFNLIADSPSNLGMLRNSFAFLQLPVFYLYILSVCYSDFKFKSQYLIHLLPFLIANVILLPRFYTVDVASKIKFLKNYQSMIELQFNHILFHIQVVVYIIAVFMLLRKAKKLYLENYAGACVNSYNWLFQFTVVLTILFLVAFLKNIFKFSDYPYISEWIKIGLLVFQLLIFCWYLFKALNNPGLFRNIDSKLKLVKDIISEEKKSEQLAVNDEELLKLKKYMVEEKPFLNPSVTIQDISNDLEIPVRELSLLINHKLGQHFYDFINAYRIESAMDILKDVTKSKLTVLEILYHIGFNSKSSFNTAFKKHTGNTPTAYRKSL